A single region of the Gossypium arboreum isolate Shixiya-1 chromosome 12, ASM2569848v2, whole genome shotgun sequence genome encodes:
- the LOC128285213 gene encoding uncharacterized protein LOC128285213 yields the protein MITCDRATYDAAVMAHKKYEPFLNKSIDHYDEMVLVVGKDMTIGSFARTFVDINLDDGNQNLMPIDCDNEETEEVRTTVSSSGTSKRKRKNAQESVVDEQIKFAGEQLGKIANALEQFTADKTPHLYEEVMSMEVKGFDDDFLCSVFDYLVSRESEAKVFLVKSKKHRKIWLQKFSQG from the exons ATGATCACATGTGATAGAGCGACATATGATGCAGCAGTGATg gcacacaagaagtatgaaccatttttgaataaaagcattgatcattatgatgaaatggTTTTGGTTGTTGGCAAAGATATGACAATAGGGAGTTTTGCCAGAACATTTGTTGACATAAATTTGGATGATGGTAACCAAAACTTAATGCCTATAGATTGCGACAATGAAGAGACTGAAGAGGTAAGAACAACAGTATCTTCATCTGGCACATCCAAACGTAAAAGAAAAAATGCTCAAGAAAGTGTCGTtgatgaacaaattaaatttgCGGGTGAACAACTTGGCAAGATTGCTAATGCTTTGGAACAATTTACTGCGGATAAAACACCACATCTTTACGAAGAAGTGATGTCGATGGAGGTAAAAGGATTTGATGATGACTTCCTATGTTCTGTGTTTGATTATCTAGTGAGTCGTGAATCTGAGGCCAAAGtttttttagttaaaagtaagaagcatagaaaaatttggcttcaaaaattttctcaaggttga